The proteins below come from a single Iocasia fonsfrigidae genomic window:
- a CDS encoding response regulator, whose amino-acid sequence MAEHYYNIMVVDDEFFIREGLMSYEWEKLGFQAVCSAKNGKKALEHLEDKDIDLIIADIKMPVMNGLEMSRIVREKYPHIIVIILSGYKEFNYAREAVKNQVYDYLLKPFNFKDLQKLFKKIKKELNSKRKELQKLKTYKKQIQETLPIARNQFLKDLVEGKITDYEEVKEKTDLLELNLNKDYLNCTIINFHKIFDLKITIKLSDYLLSNNLGELLIQSEQQFLLILTPTKNSRSLLEKQINHIIDILDGHLSGDNTNNFTMAVGRICKNILSLAESYQDALSLVQKYLYHQAKRVNYIYNEENITESTNNYPYSQENSLLNSIMEGNKKESLKNFLTYWQSISKSKKYSITAIKKNIVQFLNILEHRLINHDISLEKSYNITPPFTTFIRNLETLTELENKLRDLIIKVVKLTAKVNNNTAQSSYPAIHKAIKYIRDNYNKKITLKEVADNVYLNPSYLSVLFKQETGQNFIDYLSNYRLAKAKELLKRLDLKIYQVGDLVGYKNPKYFTEIFKKNTGLTPNEYRKSNL is encoded by the coding sequence ATGGCTGAGCACTATTATAATATCATGGTAGTAGATGATGAATTCTTTATCCGAGAAGGACTTATGTCTTATGAGTGGGAAAAACTTGGTTTTCAGGCCGTATGTTCAGCTAAAAATGGAAAAAAGGCCCTTGAACACCTGGAGGATAAGGATATAGATCTTATCATAGCTGACATAAAAATGCCTGTAATGAACGGTTTAGAAATGAGTAGAATTGTAAGGGAAAAATATCCCCATATAATAGTAATCATTCTGTCTGGTTACAAGGAATTTAACTATGCCAGGGAAGCAGTCAAGAATCAGGTCTATGACTATTTATTAAAACCCTTTAACTTTAAAGATTTACAAAAACTATTTAAAAAAATCAAAAAAGAATTAAATAGTAAAAGAAAAGAATTACAAAAGTTAAAGACCTATAAAAAACAGATCCAAGAAACCCTACCCATTGCCAGAAACCAATTTTTAAAGGATTTAGTCGAAGGTAAAATTACCGACTATGAAGAAGTCAAGGAAAAAACAGACCTACTGGAATTAAACCTAAATAAAGATTACCTTAATTGTACAATTATAAATTTCCATAAAATATTTGATCTAAAAATCACTATTAAGCTCTCTGATTATTTATTAAGTAATAACCTCGGAGAATTATTAATACAATCCGAACAGCAGTTTTTACTTATCTTAACACCTACAAAAAACTCACGAAGTTTATTAGAAAAGCAAATAAACCACATTATCGATATACTTGATGGTCATCTATCTGGAGACAATACTAATAATTTTACTATGGCAGTGGGCCGTATTTGCAAAAATATATTGTCACTAGCAGAGAGTTACCAGGATGCCCTATCATTAGTCCAAAAATATCTCTACCATCAAGCTAAAAGGGTTAATTATATCTATAATGAAGAAAACATAACAGAATCTACTAATAACTATCCTTATAGCCAGGAAAACAGCCTCTTAAATTCAATTATGGAGGGTAATAAAAAAGAAAGCCTGAAAAATTTCCTAACTTACTGGCAGTCAATTAGCAAAAGCAAGAAATACAGTATTACAGCAATTAAAAAAAATATAGTTCAGTTCTTAAATATATTAGAACACCGCCTGATAAACCATGATATATCCCTGGAGAAAAGCTATAATATAACACCACCATTTACTACTTTTATAAGGAATCTGGAAACACTTACCGAGCTTGAAAATAAACTCAGGGATTTAATTATCAAGGTGGTTAAATTAACTGCAAAAGTTAATAATAATACCGCCCAGTCATCCTATCCAGCAATTCACAAAGCAATAAAATATATCAGAGATAATTATAATAAAAAAATAACTCTAAAAGAAGTAGCTGACAATGTATATTTAAATCCCAGTTACTTGAGTGTATTATTCAAACAGGAAACCGGCCAAAATTTTATAGATTATCTAAGCAATTATCGTTTAGCAAAGGCCAAGGAATTATTAAAAAGGTTGGATCTTAAAATATATCAGGTAGGTGACCTGGTTGGTTATAAAAATCCCAAATATTTTACTGAAATCTTCAAAAAAAACACTGGTCTTACCCCTAATGAATACCGTAAATCGAATTTATAA